The Acidobacteriota bacterium genomic interval GCGGCCCGATTGGCCTTGGCCAGGAACCCGATCCACTGCCAGTAGACCCCGCGGCCCCAGCGCTCGGTGACGAAGGGCTGCCGGTACCTAGCCTCCAGGGCGACCTTCAGAATGCGGGTGATGCGTTCGTCGTCATCCAGATTTCCGACACGAATTCCGCGGCGAAAGTCCAGGAACTCCGGACGGAATCGAGTGTGCTGAGGGGAGAACCCCTCCGAGCGAGGCGATGGACGGACCATGTCTTCCTCACTCCCTGCTGTCACTTCATCCCCACGGTGCGGCCGAAGCTGTCCTGGTAGATCAGCGGGTCCACCCGAGCGTCGATGAGCGTCGGGCAGCCGGCGGTCATGGCGGCTCCCAGTTCGCGCTCGAAGTCCTCGGGCGTGTCCACGGTGGCCGCCTTCAGTCCGCAGGCCCTGGCCACCTCGGCAAACTGCACCGGATGCAGATCCAGACCATAGTCGGGCAGGCTGCGAATTTTCTGGCGGGCTTTCATGGTCCCCAGGGCCTGATCGTTCACGATCACCAGCGGCACGGTGCCCCCCGTGCGTGCCAGCACTTCCAGCTCTCCCAGGCGCATCAGGAGACTGCCGTCGGCTCCCAGACCGATCATGGGCGTATCGGGATCGGCCAGGCGGGCGCCGCAGATGGCCGGCAGGGTCAGTCCCATGGTGCGCCCCCCTGACGTCCCGTAGTAGGTGCCCGGCTGGTCGGCCAGCCAGAGATGCTCCAGCATGCAGATAAAGACTCCCGTCTCGGAAATGAGGATTCCATCCGTAGGCAGCACGCTTCGGCAGATCTCGATAATGTCCTGGGCAGCCAGCCTGGCCCGACCGGGCCGCTTGAAGGCGGGAAGTACCTCCTGGCGCAGCGCCTGGACCTCGCGGCCGTGGAAGCCCGCGCGGGCCTGGGGCGCCAGTGCCGGCAGCACGCTCTTGAGGTTGCCGTTGACCCGGGCCCCGGGTTGCTGGGAAAGGGATCGATACTCAGGGGAGCTGAGCACTTCCGCCGTGGGCAAGCCGCACTTCCAGGGCCCGTGGGTCATGAGGGCGTCCACGCCCAGCAGCAGCACTCCATCCGCATTCTCAAAAGCTCTGGACTCGATGATTCCCGGAGAGTAGATCCCCACGAAGACCCCGGCCCAGCGATCATGCGATTCGGGAAAGACGCCGCGGGCTTCCATGGTCACCAGGACGGCGGCTCCCAGGTTCTCCGCCAGGGAGAGCAGTTCCCCGGTGGCATCGTCCCGCACCACGTCGGCTCCGGCAATGATCAGAGGCTTGCGCCACTTGGAAAGCAA includes:
- a CDS encoding thiamine pyrophosphate-binding protein produces the protein MTIAELIMEDARARNLRHFFGIPGGGSPLDLMEAGRKLGVDFVSVNHESSAAIMAAYYGLMKDTAGLALTIRGVGAANLVGGAANIHFERAPMVAVCETCPPATAGYEMVQHCDQLSLFSGIERYRETLSTENAPLAVQEASYRATEGRPGPALLNFPADLGSAECGPPLPPRARTAAASAPEHEITACRELLSKWRKPLIIAGADVVRDDATGELLSLAENLGAAVLVTMEARGVFPESHDRWAGVFVGIYSPGIIESRAFENADGVLLLGVDALMTHGPWKCGLPTAEVLSSPEYRSLSQQPGARVNGNLKSVLPALAPQARAGFHGREVQALRQEVLPAFKRPGRARLAAQDIIEICRSVLPTDGILISETGVFICMLEHLWLADQPGTYYGTSGGRTMGLTLPAICGARLADPDTPMIGLGADGSLLMRLGELEVLARTGGTVPLVIVNDQALGTMKARQKIRSLPDYGLDLHPVQFAEVARACGLKAATVDTPEDFERELGAAMTAGCPTLIDARVDPLIYQDSFGRTVGMK